In Telopea speciosissima isolate NSW1024214 ecotype Mountain lineage chromosome 10, Tspe_v1, whole genome shotgun sequence, the DNA window CTCAATCTTCTATAAAAGCAAGAGCTATCCCTTCTACGAACACTCTacaagatgaagaaaaaaagagggagatgaCCTTTACaattttcttctgttcttttcAGATTGGTGAAGGCTTACTTGTATTGGAGCTGTTGATCATTAATTTTTTGGAAGGGGATAGGAGGTAAtagtgaaaagggagaaagaatgctgaAATAATCTATTCGCAAAAGACTAGATTTAATGCATTATTCCTGATTTTACTTACCTGGCTTCTCTATCCTGTGACCTGTCTTTCTCTCGTTTTCTTAACTCGAGCTCTTTCTTCTTAAGTAGTTATAATAGCTTTTCAAATGTAGTACTAATCTTGTTGTTCGTTTGAGTTTCGGGATGAAAAACAACGAACCCAATCAGTTTGGCCTAGTAAGGGTACCGGATCCCAACGACAATCAACCTAACATAGCTGAGTTGTTGGCGTGTATAAATAACGTTGCTTACTTTATGCAAGGTGTCGCCAGGAATTGAATTCGTCTGACTCCCAAATCTGCCGGCGTTCATGAAAATCTCGAATATATTGTGCAAAGTCACACTGCAACGGCTAGGCATGTCAATGATTTTCGAGAGCAAAAATGGTAAACATGAAAATGTAAGGAATCTGGAGCATAATTTAAATGCATTATCTTTTAATGCCCAGATGTTCAAAACTGGAAATGTGTGTGTGCGTTGGTTGAGAAACAGGCAATCCCCACCACAAAATTACAATGGAGCAACAATTCAAGAACTCAAGGGGATCCCTTTACTACTATATTGGGATTTTATGGGCTATCAATTGATGGGATTTTTTCTGAACAGCAATCTCGTCTTTTACATAAATTAGGTTTATTGTATACCGCATAGATGTTTCGGTTTATCTGTTTCAAGAGCTTTTACAAAACATGAATCGAAATGTAAGTAATCTGAAACATAATTTAAATgcattattattatcattattatttttttttttttttataatgcaATACCCACTTCAATTGTCCCAGATTTTCAGGTAATATTTTTTTCGTGAATCGCAGGGGTTGAGATTTCACTGCAAATTTTGGTTGATCGTGTTATGAGGTTTTTACTTTGGAATTTTGGTTGATCGTGTTATGAGGGTTTTAATAATGGCGGGAAATGGCGTTCACCCTTTACCCATAATTTCATTCCAATCTCATCTCATTTTGCAGACTCTGCACCATCCATGATTGTTCATTCCCCAAAAACAGTAATGAGCAGCCACAATCTGAAGTTCATATACTGTGGAAATATGAGCAAAACATGaattttaaatataaataaataaagtatcTTCTGATTTGTATTATCTTCTACAGTTGAACACTACAAGGAAACTACAGACAGAGGGAAACAGATTTTGCAATGGTACTGAATCCGTAGCTAAGAACTGACACGCCCGAGACATAGTTAAGACGAAATTCAAGTGTTAAGTTAGAGATCAGAAGTGGTAGAGGGTTTCGAATTGAATAGTCTGTTCTCAATCTTTTTCTTTCCAAATTCTTTTTCACATAATTGTTCCAGAAGAAAACGGAAGAAAGAAGTGGGGCTAGGGTTTTGCGAAGCCACAAAGTTGGTTTGTGGAATAAAAATCggcagtcccccccccccaataccCTTCCACCCATTTCGGCAGtttcccccaaaaaaactcGGATCCGGGATGAGGAAGACGAGGAGGAGGACGGACggattccttcttcttctatcaccGATCGCATCGTTCCAGAATTCAACCcatttgggttttcttccccCTGCGGTGCCACAGGAATCTAGGCTTCTGCGGCATCaattagagaaagagaaagatgaagatgttgatgatgataaaACTGGGGTGTCTTCTCGTTGACGGATCGCCGCCACTTGAGAACGCAAGGATAATCGTCGCATCTGAAGAACAGGATTTCACGTTCGAAGAAATCAGATAGATCTGATACGCAATAGAATACCCGATTCTCGTCAACGAAGAAGGTGGGTTTCCCGCAAAAGTGACAGGGGTTTCCTGCTAAAGAGCCTTCTCTGGGTCAGAAGGACCCCCAAGAATTGCCGCTGCAATCCTCTTGTGCCACACCATCCCCGtcctttcctttctccttcattcttcttcttttttggtaaagctcctccttccttcttcttcttcaccgaTTTAGCCGGTTAAGGGTTATATATGAATCAATGGCTAGGATGTAATATAAAAAAATCAATGGTCTCGATTGAATTGGTGCGTTTAGCGTTGCGTTTAGACGGCGCTCTGCGACAAGAATACCTGACCAGAACCAATTCAACCCATCCAAAATCGGACTACTTAGAAATACTTAGCTCCACAAAACTGAATCTTCAGGACCGTTTGGTTAAACAACACGATAATGGATCTAAGTATCTAACCGATAAGAGCTTGTTAAGTTAACCTGATATAAGACTGAGAATTGGATCCGAAATTGAATCTTAacagtttagttttaatttgcCTTAATATCGAACTAGAATCAATTCAACCCAACCAAAATCGGACCGACACAATTGACATCCCTACATCCAGCCAATTGCACTTATCCTTTCAAGGACATCTACAGCCGTTTAGTCAGCTGATCCCAAATGAGTCCCCCTAAtttcttcaaaatcaaaataattcTGCAACCATCAGACTGGGATACTCACAACTCTTAACCATCAGCTTTTGGGTCAAGCTTCAAGGGGCTACCAGCAATGGGTCCTAACTGGATTAAGGAGAGGGggggtttatttttttgtgatcATGTGTCTGGGCAAAAGAATCACTAGATCAAGTagtgttcattttcattttatgtaataaaggaaaaagaaccctAACAGGCAACATTGTCTCTGTGGCTTGCAGCCTGACACATGGGAGCATAAAATTATCACCTTACCCCCATTAAAGGTAGAAATTCCATCCCTATTTATGTTTCCACGTACCCATTGTCCCACGCTGGTGCAGGGTCCACGCTTTCCTTCAAGGACCCCTCCCATAAGTTGAACTTTTGAAGAATCTCCTGAATGTGACGTGTTCAAGTGATGtcatgatattttttttttttttcttcttcttcttcttcttcttcttcaatcttccgtGTTGAGTCATGAATGAAGGTGGTAGAAGGTAGTGGTAAGTGGTAAGGGGAGAGCAACGTGGTGCCAGTGGTCATCTCAAATTTGACAGCGTCGTCGGAGAATTCTCCCTTAGCTCACTACGTGCTAATCTACTATTCATTGAATTCTATCATCAAACTTGGAACTGTGGGACCCAACAGAGACTATTTATTTTCCTGCCCCACCATGAGCCGCATATTACATCTGTACCGTTGAATGAGTGTAATTGTCAATCAGGTCCTCTCAGACTATTTTCAAACTGGTAAAAGTGGAATCTTCCCATTGGTCTTTTAGGTGAGACCCACCATGCAATTTGGAAGGTGGGGTCCAGTTCATAAACGTGTCTTTAATACTGGTAGTACCTACGCTCTTGGCAGGCACGTGGCCGGAGGAGGGAAAGACGACCTTTTGCAGTTTTCAGGAGCAAATATGCCTAATATCTTGCTTACCTGGCACAAGCTAAGCGATGCCTGGATGACACGCAAGCATAGACTGAGTGCCCACGTGTACGGCACGACGATGACAGAGAGTGACCGTTCTGAATGGACAAGAGTCGGTCAGATTGGGCGGCTAAAAGCTGGACGTGTTGCAGGGGATAATTTTACAAAGAAATGTCCCGTCACAAAACGGTGGGCTACTTAGGATGGTTGAAATTACACTCTTGTCCCTCACCATTGTAACATTGGACCGTATATTTTAAACACAATTATTTACAACTTCGGTGGGGCCCTTCTGGGACTGCAAATGTGTTCCTCGCCGTACTTGGTACTCCCCTTCACTAATCAGCAATACCTTAGCCGGCCCGACCATAAGCAACCGTTAGGCACATGGGTTGGACTAACTTGAACGGACCAACACCAAATTGGTAGGGGTTTCAAACTGTCGGTTTGGACCGTTTTTTGGTGAGGGCTGAATCTGTTTCGGTCTGGAAATGAGTGAGACTGAAACCAAAATGTTAAGGAATTGAGGTTTCGGTTTGATACggttttgatttatttcattttttttgtatcaGATTAATACCAATTTAGATCAATTTGTTTTCAGAATTGAATAACAataaaatcttacattcataacttgTAGTGAAGAAAGATTCGGTAAAAACACTTTTGAGTCATTTTCTCCAATTCAAAGAAATAAACAATtagaaataaagaaattgatttgatgtatCCATGTTGTAATtagaacaataaataaataaataaattgtaatgggaaaataactaaaattaaaatcaaataggTAAATAGAGTTTGTAAAGAAATCATTTTGAGAAGAAATATAAATAATACTAAAATCAATGGATACCTAGTCAATaggaaaataattaaaaatgaaataacaaaataaaccctactatcaaatcattcatttatcGTCTAACTAATTTTGAATagtgaacaaggagatcaatagaagcattgttacaaatcgaTTTCTCTATTCTAAACCTCATACTcgttgatttgtaacaattcccttTACAACCTGAAATCTTCTCAGTAACATTGAAATCAGTGGATAAACAATTCACTTATTCATAACCTAATACTCAATGGTTTGGTTATCAATTtcattttgttcaattttttgtCTAGATATGAATAGATTCGGTGCAATCCGGTTTCAGCCGGTCGCATCATACACTAGACCAAAAGCGATTCGATAAGGATTGGGACTGGGAGTGATTGTGGATGAACCGGATGGGTTCAACCGTATCAGTGTATCATCCGTGGTGCATGCATGAGTGCATCaccatttattattattatttcattttgtCTAGAGTTAAAAGTTGGAACACGTCAGATCTGATGCAGAAAGCAGAAAAAGGTTAGTGAAGGGGTGTAATGGTAAAATCAGTGGTAGGGAACTTCTGATGCGCGTTCCAAAGTGGCCCATTATTCCATAGCCATTACCGACCTTTGAATCCCATAAAGAACCCCAACCCCCAACTTTACCCTGCGTTCCCTAGCCAACCCCCCTGGCCTCCAAGCTTCAATCCTATCTTTCCTCCTCCTTTCAGATCGAAAATCCATCAAAcccagaaaggaaaaataatggctcaaagggagaaagaagaaaccgAATTCAAGGTCCATGAAACCCTTACCCTCTGCACCAACGGTTGTGGTTTCCCTGGTAACCCAGCCACCAACAACATGTGCCAGAACTGCTTCAAGACCACCGCAGAAGTCCTCAAGCCCCTCaatttctcctcctcctcttccgtCCAGGATAAGAAGAAGCTCAGATCCTCTCGATCGCCGAGGAGATCTGATTTTGAGTCTGATCTGAGGCAGACAGAGACTCGGAGGGAACCAACGATGCTAGAGACGACGATGGCtgtggcggcggcggcggcggcggcggtaTATGCGGAGGGGACAGCTTCGACGAACAACCAAAGGCGGGAGCTGAATCGGTGCTCCGGTTGCCGGAGGAAGGTAGGGTTGACGGGGTTTCGTTGCCGTTGTGGGGATTTGTTTTGTTCCGATCATAGGTACTCTGACCGCCACGTGTGCAGTTACGATTACAAGGCTGCTGGTCGTGAGGCCATAGCTCGTGAGAATCCGGTCGTCAAAGCCGCGAAGATCGTTAGAGTCTGAAAGATGAACcagagaaaatggaaaaaaaaaatttgtattttattatttaaaaaaaaatcgaacTTAGTTGAACCAAACGATTTGGAGACTTTATTATCTTGGAATCGTTATCTCCTCCACCGAGAGAGATTGTTACGTTGTGGACCAAAATCATATGATATGATGTTGAGATTCTCTCTAGTTTGCGATCGATTTTGTTTATTTCCTTTTAGAGTTGACGAAGTGGATGGCATGAGAACATAAATTTGAGGAATGTAGGGGGTTATAAAGGTCATTTGAGGATTAAAGGTATAGCTTTTTGTTGAGATAAGGAGAACCGTTCAAGTAGCCTGACCTTTTAACAGAGTAGCGTTGAAAAGCTAACAACCATTCCCACCATATCTCATGCCTTTATTGCCCTTTCCcattaaattttataaaaaataattaattaaaggaaTCGTTAAAAACGTCAAGGGAGAACCAAGTCCGACGTACTAAGTTCCGAGGTTGTGGGACCCATTGTGGAATCTAAGGCTTAAATGCACGTGGCCCATTCCGCTCTTCGAAAGGCACATTTCGTGCTGTGTCACTTTCAATGAAAGTTGGAATCGATAAGGCCCACAGTTTACACTCATTAGGGGCACGTTTGGATCTTAttctaattttcaattttttaaaaaagtttttaaaattcAGAATGAGATTTATTTCtcagttcttctcttctttggttGTTGATTTTTTTCGCTCATTTTGCTCATGTTTCTTATGTTTTAATTGAACATATCAATATCGATTCCAACGAGTGTCGGCTAGTTCCAAATTGAACATATCAATATGGATTCCAACGAAACTCTGCCTTATCAATATGGTGTAAGAATTTTTGGTTAGTCCGAAGGGGAGAATATGTGTCAGTCTGTATCGGCAGCATCAGAGTTTTTGCCCTTAAAAACATCAATATCTGTCATATTTCGACCATTTTACCAAGTTTGTATTATACCATTGATTTGATATCGACTAGGTATTAGTATCGAATTTGGCCAATACAATACACTACAAATTCCTAAAACTCTACCCTTCTCAAAGTGTATGTAGTGCAGGTCATGGTTTTTAAAAATAGTATTGGGATCAGCTGATCCGTATGTCGGCGGATATAGATTGGATGGTTTTTGCCTTTAATTTCGATTAAAAATTATTCATTCGACAACTATACAACCAAGAACAGTTCCATCGATACAAAAAAAGTGGTATCGATATCGAACACAATCAATACTAATAAGGGTTGGCCGATATGCTTGACTTAGTACCATTTTCTAAAACATGAggaatttaacgtggttcaaCATAAATGCCTAAATCCATATGAGAGACTTAGATAATTTTTCACTAACTAAAAAAGAAGCTCTACACCTCTCCACCTCATAATGTGATATCTATTGCTTGtgtttggggtttttcttaTAGGGACAAATacaagaaaccctaaaaacatcAATCTGACACACAAGTACACATTTACCCTTGTATATACAATAGGCCCAAAAGTTGACTCAAACGTGTACAAGTTCAATAATAATTATGTAGACAACTATATAATACAAGACAtaaaacccaacaatctccacATTGGCTTGGATTTTGCAAGCCACCTTGAAAAATACCAGTGTTGATGTCGATTCTGCAAACTCCACCACTATCTATGTCTGTTTACCATATCCAAACCAGCGTGGCCTACAATCTCACCTAAGGTAAGGTGCCCCTACACAGCTCATTGCCATATGATATGATGTGGCTCCACCTCTCTTACTACTGCAATCCAATCAAAGAGATCACTTtcattgataaattcaaagCAAAAAAGACCCGCTTTTTTCCAACCTTGTATGTGTTCACAACATGAACCGTCTATAGCCTTTGTCATCCATCTGTACCTCTTGCCTAAGTTCCAACGATGTCTTCACCTGTTTCAACACTCCGTGCAATTCTTTATATATTCTCAATCATCCATCCTTACATCACAAAAACGGCTATGTAATCAGTAGAATGGACACGCAGCCTATGTGTATAGGCATCATACACGCCAGAGAGGAGAAGAGGCTTGGGTGAGTTACGACTTATGAACCGCATAGTCTTTATCCGTTCTTTTATCCTGATATATTGCCTTGTTTTATTTTCCACACAAGAGAATAATATTATAATGGGCCGAGCCGAATTGCGTTCTCAGCTGTAGGCCCATATTATTTTAGGACATTGGGCCCTATATCCCCATGTTGGCCCAATAACTCCTCTTATGATTAACCTCAATCCCTGGTCCTTAGGGATGCTAAATATGCCTAAATTCAACAATTAATTTCAATAACTTCTTATCATTATACATTCTCTTTGAATTGCCTAGCTGTATCTATAATTATCAATATTATTAGAAGAGAAAGTTGTCTACTTAGGTTAACTTAATGAAGATTTGTTAGTTTGGTGACTTTGGTCACTGCTTTGTGACGATTTAGCGGGTAACATGAACTTTTTCACTCTTTGATGGATTAAGAAGACAAGTTAAATTTTGTAGCTCATCTCAATCATATAATCCCTCGTTTATTACATTCCTTTTGATTTAGTGtgtaattaagttttttttttttcaaaatataacttgggcaagagatcgttgtctggtTATGTAGCACCTATACTGGCAAGAGGCTAGTGAGAGCGCATTCTAGGGCATCAACATAAATGCGATTTGTATTTCATGGGTGTAGGGCGGTACTTTCACACGCTTCTACGTCTAGTCACAAGATTAGATGACTAGACCATG includes these proteins:
- the LOC122642550 gene encoding zinc finger A20 and AN1 domain-containing stress-associated protein 5-like, with product MAQREKEETEFKVHETLTLCTNGCGFPGNPATNNMCQNCFKTTAEVLKPLNFSSSSSVQDKKKLRSSRSPRRSDFESDLRQTETRREPTMLETTMAVAAAAAAAVYAEGTASTNNQRRELNRCSGCRRKVGLTGFRCRCGDLFCSDHRYSDRHVCSYDYKAAGREAIARENPVVKAAKIVRV